Proteins from a single region of Pithys albifrons albifrons isolate INPA30051 chromosome 10, PitAlb_v1, whole genome shotgun sequence:
- the MRPL37 gene encoding large ribosomal subunit protein mL37 yields MAAVAAMAAGPVALRRAGVGAAARGLTRGILTRAGRPRHRGPLPRTPWTTRGPPPDVLARMVERRPVREQVELDTITCAGRQHFVPGLAWPRFPPWDRGWHDPRHSPGLRYEEMPLYKERGCFVCHQRIRMLEGVRQAQWLTKTKMVEGLPPAVQSIVDNPTHGLQEHEQRVKDAISHARFWDTTEVAPRREQFCPVLFEDLIHLCRLMSRKYPSLSKRMMARNYRIAATWERESVLLQVRGLNGILMNSMAPIPPLASKEEILATKEHALETFHPILPTIDLQEVNVYKELNDTGFRDGYPYPHPHTVFFLESANICPDRFRPEQLRAKMLMFAFGNALAKAKALYGNDPKVLEQPVVVQSIGTDGQLFQFMVFQLNTTDLVSSDGVKNLVWIDSDQKLYERAVCIPEIKKRVVVKPVGIYGFQPDTFKKFLALYLHGTV; encoded by the exons atGGCAGCGGTGGCGGCGATGGCGGCCGGGCCGGTGGCGCTGAGGCGGGCAGGGGTaggggcggcggcgcggggcctCACCCGCGGCATCCTCACCCgcgcggggcggccccgccaCCGCGGGCCTTTGCCGCGCACGCCCTGGACCACGCGCGGGCCGCCGCCGGACGTGCTGGCGCGAATGGTGGAGCGGCGGCCGGTGCGGGAGCAGGTGGAGCTGGATACCATCACATGCGCGGGACGGCAGCACTTCGTGCCCGGCCTGGCCTGGCCGCGCTTCCCGCCCTGGGACCGCGGCTGGCACGACCCCCGGCACTCGCCGGGGCTGCGCTACGAGGAGATGCCGCTGTACAAGGAGCGCGGGTGCTTCGTCTGCCACCAGCGTATCCGAATGCTGGAAG GGGTGCGGCAGGCGCAGTGGCTCACCAAGACGAAGATGGTGGAAGGTTTGCCCCCAGCCGTGCAGAGCATCGTGGACAACCCTACCCACGGGCTGCAGGAGCACGAGCAGCGCGTCAAGGACGCGATCTCACACGCGCGGTTCTGGGACACCACAGAGGTTGCTCCCAGGAGGGAACAGTTCTG CCCAGTGCTGTTTGAAGACTTGATACATTTATGCCGGCTGATGTCTAGGAAGTATCCTTCTCTGAGTAAGAGGATGATGGCTAGAAACTACAGAATAGCAGCAACATGGGAAAGAG AATCTGTTCTCCTTCAGGTCCGTGGCCTGAATGGAATACTCATGAATTCTATGGCCCCAATACCACCACTAGCCTCCAAGGAGGAGATACTGGCCACAAAAGAACATGCTCTGGAGACCTTCCATCCCATCTTGCCTACAATTGATCTTCAGGAGGTGAATGTGTACAAAGAGCTCAACGACACAG GTTTCAGAGATGGTTATCCTTACCCTCATCCTCACACTGTGTTCTTCCTGGAGTCAGCCAACATTTGCCCTGACAGGTTCAGACCAGAACAGCTCCGTGCTAAAATGCTGATGTTTGCTTTTGGCAACGcgctggccaaggccaaggcACTGTATGGG AATGATCCCAAGGTTTTGGAGCAGCCAGTAGTGGTGCAAAGCATTGGCACAGATGGTCAGCTCTTCCAGTTCATGGTGTTCCAGTTAAATACAACAGACCTTGTCTCTAGCGATGGCGTAAAGAATCTAGTGTGGATTGACTCTGATCAGAAACTGTATGAAAGAGCCGTGTGTATTCCAGAAATCAAGAAGAGAGTTGTCGTG aagcCCGTTGGAATTTATGGCTTTCAGCCAGACACATTCAAGAAGTTTCTGGCACTGTATCTGCATGGAACTGTGTGA